One window of Triplophysa rosa linkage group LG10, Trosa_1v2, whole genome shotgun sequence genomic DNA carries:
- the reep3a gene encoding receptor expression-enhancing protein 3a isoform X2: MGGVSLVFGTLYPAYYSFKAVKSKNVKEYVRWMMYWIVFALYTVVETITDLSLAWFPLYYELKVAFVIWLLSPYTRGASLIYRKFLHPMLASKEREIDDYLVQAKEKSYETMVNFGRQGLTIAATAAVSAAVKGQGAISERLRSFSIPDLTQIPSDQSAFANPSRRAIHPANPNSGSEPYKQEGEGHEEETDGVFSEDEASVQKGLRRSQSVKITRAKAARKEPRYGSLKLKPRRRPLITSSTFDHT, encoded by the exons ATGGGCGGGGTAAG TCTTGTGTTTGGAACGCTGTACCCTGCATACTACTCCTTTAAAGCAGTCAAATCCAAGAACGTCAAAGAATAT GTACGATGGATGATGTACTGGATTGTGTTTGCTCTTTATACGGTAGTGGAGACCATCACAGATCTTTCTTTAGcatg GTTTCCACTTTACTACGAGCTGAAAGTGGCTTTTGTCATCTGGTTGCTGTCCCCTTACACCAGAGGAGCCAGCCTCATCTACAGGAAGTTTCTACACCCTATGCTGGCATCCAAGGAAAGG GAAATTGATGATTATTTAGTCCAAGCCAAAGAGAAGAGTTACGAGACCATGGTGAATTTTGGCCGTCAGGGTCTCACTATCGCGGCCACTGCTGCTGTCTCCGCTGCAGTTAAG GGACAAGGTGCCATCAGCGAGCGTCTGAGGAGTTTTAGTATTCCTGACCTGACGCAGATCCCCTCCGACCAATCAGCATTCGCCAATCCTAGTCGACGAGCCATACATCCTGCTAACCCGAATTCTGGTTCTG AGCCATATAAACAAGAAGGGGAGGGGCATGAGGAGGAAACAGATGGAGTATTCTCAGAAGATGAGGCGTCTGTGCAAAAGGGTCTGCGTAGATCTCAGAGTGTGAAAATCACGCGTGCCAAAGCGGCACGCAAAGAG ccaAGGTACGGGTCTTTAAAGCTGAAACCCAGAAGGAGGCCATTGATTACATCATCCACATTTGACCATACTTGA
- the reep3a gene encoding receptor expression-enhancing protein 3a isoform X1, with protein sequence MVSWIISRSVVLVFGTLYPAYYSFKAVKSKNVKEYVRWMMYWIVFALYTVVETITDLSLAWFPLYYELKVAFVIWLLSPYTRGASLIYRKFLHPMLASKEREIDDYLVQAKEKSYETMVNFGRQGLTIAATAAVSAAVKGQGAISERLRSFSIPDLTQIPSDQSAFANPSRRAIHPANPNSGSEPYKQEGEGHEEETDGVFSEDEASVQKGLRRSQSVKITRAKAARKEPRYGSLKLKPRRRPLITSSTFDHT encoded by the exons TCTTGTGTTTGGAACGCTGTACCCTGCATACTACTCCTTTAAAGCAGTCAAATCCAAGAACGTCAAAGAATAT GTACGATGGATGATGTACTGGATTGTGTTTGCTCTTTATACGGTAGTGGAGACCATCACAGATCTTTCTTTAGcatg GTTTCCACTTTACTACGAGCTGAAAGTGGCTTTTGTCATCTGGTTGCTGTCCCCTTACACCAGAGGAGCCAGCCTCATCTACAGGAAGTTTCTACACCCTATGCTGGCATCCAAGGAAAGG GAAATTGATGATTATTTAGTCCAAGCCAAAGAGAAGAGTTACGAGACCATGGTGAATTTTGGCCGTCAGGGTCTCACTATCGCGGCCACTGCTGCTGTCTCCGCTGCAGTTAAG GGACAAGGTGCCATCAGCGAGCGTCTGAGGAGTTTTAGTATTCCTGACCTGACGCAGATCCCCTCCGACCAATCAGCATTCGCCAATCCTAGTCGACGAGCCATACATCCTGCTAACCCGAATTCTGGTTCTG AGCCATATAAACAAGAAGGGGAGGGGCATGAGGAGGAAACAGATGGAGTATTCTCAGAAGATGAGGCGTCTGTGCAAAAGGGTCTGCGTAGATCTCAGAGTGTGAAAATCACGCGTGCCAAAGCGGCACGCAAAGAG ccaAGGTACGGGTCTTTAAAGCTGAAACCCAGAAGGAGGCCATTGATTACATCATCCACATTTGACCATACTTGA